The following is a genomic window from Cinclus cinclus chromosome 7, bCinCin1.1, whole genome shotgun sequence.
CAGATACCCCATAGCAACTCTGACGGTATGGGACACCCATGTCCCAATTCCCTAACCCAGCCACGGAGCTGCCCTCTACTGACCTTCACTCCCTTgccacagcagccctgcagtgctgcagcgTTGGCTCCGCCAGCTCGGATCAGGAACTCCTCCGCAAACCTGGAGCTCTGCAAGATTGCAGCCATCTCAGCATCCACGTCCACCACCTCTCCTTCCTGGGGACAGAGGAATGGTCACAGGCCTGTGGTCCTGGATTTGTGTCCCAGGGTACTCCAGCCACCCAACCAGATGATGGGGAGAGTGAAAGCAAGAGCACATCTCGACCCAAAACCTGAAGAAACACCCACAAAACCCAAGCACCAGGCTTCAAACCATTCTGAGAAGCCACCATAGGTGTCCTGCTTCTACCTTTACCACAAAGCAATGCATGCATCTGTCTCCCTTTCCTGTACATTTGCACTCCCCTGGGTTTACATAGCCCCTTGGCTCCCACCCACCATCCCCTTCACCAAAACTTGTCCCCCAGATCACAGAGGATGCTGCTTAGTAGCAGTTTCATCAGCTTTAATTCTTCCCTACAGAGCCCCAGCAGGCCTCCCCAAACCTTGAAAGTGAAGTTGGCATCAAACACCAGCTCTTGCTCGTGCCCCACAATCCCACCATTGTAGATGACCTGTCCTGGCCCGGCACAGCTGCCACCTGGCACCTTGAACAGGCGGAAAGTTGCAGAAACAAAGCGGCAGTTGCCTACAAGGGAGAGGTTGGTGGCTTGGGTACTGAACACCTgggctgggatcccagcagAGCTTCCCACAGCTTCCCAGATCTGACACTCCCTGGCTGGATCCTTACCGACGATGGCCTCCAGCTCCTTGTTGCCAATGGTGATAGGGCTGGCTGTGACCAGGCATGGGGGGCTGAATCCCACCTCCTCAGCAATGCTGTACAGGTCTCTCCAGTACAAGGCTCCTGCCAGGCATTCTCCTGGCATAAGACCACAGACATGGGAGATGGAGGCAAAGGTCCAGCACCCCCATTCCATGtcacccccaccccacagccctACGCACCCCACAGCACCCGGTGCTTCCGGATGGTCTCGCTCAGGCGCTGGCTGGCATAGATGTCACTGAAGTACATCTCTCCCCCGGGCTGAAGGGCAGCAAGGAGTGAAAGGAGACCTCAAGAAGCAAAGGAacaaaaggggcagggagaatGGGGAATCCCCTATTCCTACCCTGTTTGGgaccctctgcagagctgccctcccCTGGCCCCATCCTGTATCCCCGCCTTGCTGGATCCCATTTGGTGCTTCTCTGTGGCATTCCAACAACAGGACTATCCCAAGCCTGCCTTGCTGCCACAGGCACCAGCCCACCATCACCTTTAACACACGGAaggcctcctgcagcacagccctcttGTCAGGGGCAAGGTTGACCACGCAGTTGGAGCTGTGGAGGAGGAGACCAAGACTTATTTGCACCCTCTTGCAGAATtagcaccagcagctgctgtgtgtccCATCGCTTCACACAGGATTTGGAAACACCAATTTGACCGTGAAAAAGGCAGTTTATATTCCCAGACTCTAGCCCAGATTCTGGCTTGGGATTTCCCTTTTTCTAACACATGCTTCTGAAGCAGGTGACCCACTGGGATGAAGACCCAGCCCACAGCCCCGGGAAGCATCAGGACTGGGGGTGACtgtgccctgcacagcacctACACGATAATATCGTAGCTCTCGTCAGCCAGTCCGACATCACCCAGCTTCTCCATGTAACCATGGAAGAACTCCACATTTGGCTTTCGGTAGCCAAACTTATCCATGTGGTAGGCAATGTGCTTCTTTGCCACCTCGACCTGGCAGGAGGAAGGGAATGTTGTGgggggtgctgctgggaggATGAGAGGATGCCCCAAATCTGTGCCGTACTTGGCCCTCGGTCATATCTATCCCGGTGACATGGCCCTGCTCCCCGACCAGCTGGCTCAGCAGATAGCAGTCcctgccgctgccgctgcccaGGTCCAGAATCTGGCACGATGACAGGCACTCAGGGATCACCAGACCACAGCCGTAGTACCTGGGTGGATGCTGAGTTGAGCTGGATGGAAGTGCCCCATGGCACAGCCgagaaggagctgcagcccatggggtGTGGCAGTGGAGGAGAGACCCTGGGGTTTACCTGGCCAGCACCTCCTCATGGATGTGCTCCATAGCATCTCTCACCATCTTGGGAAGGGGCCTGGCTGAGGTGATGCACGCATTGGTTTTGAGGTCCTCTGACTTCTGCAGCTCTTTGCCATAGTAATCCTGAGATAGGAAGGACAGAGGCCACTAAACTGTGCCAAGTTGAGCCCTGGGAGCTCCACATGCTCTAAAACATGAGGGCCATGCCTGCACTCGGCCTGTACATGCCTACATGTCCTCTGGCACTAGAATTCTCATTTCCACCAGCCAAAATCTATGCTAAGATCAGGCATCCTTTTGCCCCCATCCTCCTCAGCTCCCTTTGCTCACATGCACCGATGTGTTTGTGAAGGAGGGAATTTAATTCCCGTTTTCAGTAACTTTGCAGGTTGCAACCACCATTTCCGTGGCTGAGAAGGGTGCAGGGAACAAGGTCAGGGAAATGCCAGGTTGCTCAGCCCCCGCATCCCTGTGTGCAACAGGAACAAAGCTGCCAACTGCACCTGGCATTTTCATCTGGACCCTGAAACAAGTTTTATCCTCTAACGGCAACAGAAactctggcacagcccaggcatGTACCCCCTGCCCAATTGGCCCATCCCTCCACCGGTTCCCATCCACGCCTCTCACCTGCACTTCCTGGTGGatctgctctctgcagggagTCGCCACTGCAACGGGAATGTGGGGCTGGTGGCCGACACCACAGAGATGGGCACCACTCCCAAGGGCTCTGaatcccccttttctcccagATACCAGAGCACCTTTTGCTCTCCCCCAGCAGAATCCTGAGAACTCCCCCAGATTTGCAGTCTAATAGGATGCTCCAGGGAGCACCTGACaacacccccccaccccaaaaaatcccaggcCCAGCTGCCCTGAAGAGATAAGCCCCCAAAGCATCCCTCTAGGGTAGATTCGCCCTCCCCTGCTTTGCAGAGAGCCCTTGGCCCCAAGGacagccccagcacccctggcagAGGCCCTGGGCTGTCGTactgcctccagctgcagcGCCTCAGTCGGactctgcccagcctgggccACGCTCCTCCCCAGTACCCTGTGCTCTCCCAGCATCCCACACTGCCCAGGCCTGGCTTCCGTCCTGACACcggctcctgcctgcccaggcCCCTGGCACACGGCCCTGCCGTGTCCCTGGACACAGGGATTGCTGGCCCCACTCCCATGGCGAGCACACTGCCATCATTCATGGTTCTTGCTGCACCCAtacccccaaaatccaccctgctgcctgctccccaACAGCTCTACAGCTCCATGATGCAGCCCTGCCCCTGCTTGCTCGGGTGACATGAATTTAATGCCACAGGACTGCTGTAGCCTTTGCAGAGGACAGGGCCTTGGAAGGGACAAGCCACCTGCAGCAAGGTTACACTGCTCCTGCAAAGCCCTCTGAGCTGAAGCAGAatgggggatcctgggggggCAGAGCCCCACCACCCCTCACAGTCTCCCTGATGCACAGGGACTGGCAGCAACAGAATTCAGGACAGACTGCTGCATTTTGGTGGTGGTCAGGACAGCTTTTATTCCCAGCAAGAAAGTCACAGAGAAAACTCTCACTCCCAAAGTGCACCTGCAAAGCTGGGGTCAGAATGTCACCCAAGGCAAAAATACTGGCAGGGATGGTGAAATCTAGcccaggaaggctctgcagcacaggagccAGACTCCAGCAGCATTCCAACAGGAATGTGGCAGGCCAGTgtcagctctcagcctgcctgctTCTATCAGCTGGTGAAAAGCACACTCAGGGAAACAAGTGCTTCCCGTGCACTTCAAGTGCTCCAGATTAAGTGACTTAACAAAAACAAGACACAGTATTTATAGTTGTTCCTCGACATGAACATGTCACTAGTCTTCAACAGAGCAGTACAGAACTGAGCACACCAGCCTGTgatgctctcctgcctgcttcCCAGATGGGCCTTTGGATACCTTCCCAACGAGATACCAACACACACCACAGCCAAGGCTGCTTCATCagaagctggagcagcagcccaggaaaaGGAATGCAGTTGAAGGCTGAATGCAGCACATATGGGCTGGCAAAGGGATGATGTTCCAAACTCTGGCAGAGAGGGAAATAAGATAACCTCTGAGGAGGATGATGGCCAAACCATGTCCAGCTAGGCCACTGGCAGATGTTTGTGCTTAGATTCCTGGTTTCAGAAATTCTGTGCTGGGATTGGCACCTCAGCCTACACTGAAGCACCTCTCACCCACCCTAGCACTTACAGCTCACACTGATTAAATTGCCCTAAATAAACTGCACTCTGTGCCATCTCTGTGGCTAAATATAGACCAGTGGCCAACTGCAGGCACCTGCATTTAAACGCTATGCTTCAACTCAGCATTTCTTGCCAAGGGTGCTGGTGTGGGCTAAGCACCTCACACTACATGGGAAGTAAGCAGACACAGGAATTACTGGGAGGAGCAAAGTTTCAGGGAAGTTTGTTTCAGCCAGGTGCAGGTGTATGGGTGAGCATTCTAGAGCAGAGGTGTGGATGCAGGCACACAAGAAGGGGCCACATGCCCAGAAACAAAGACTCTACACATATCTCAGCTGACATCCAGCATCATCCAGACATAGTTCTGAATCCAGGGGCTGGAAGGGAGAGGACGCTTCACTCCCTCAGTGCTGGTTGAGTTTCCTCATGCCCTTCATTTCAGCAAGTGACTCAGCTGGTCCTGAAGGTTTGACGAGCGCTCCACGCTAGGCACCAAGCAAGAGGATATTCATGGTGAGATCTGCTCCCAGActtgtgctgtgctgcctgtgcccgAGGGACCAGAGATATTCTAGAGCTGACAGTACAGCAAAGAGAAACCCTTGGGTCCCCCGaccccctctgtgtccccacaaAGTAAACCTCACTTCATGCACCCTGCTGTACACAGTTCTGCTCCCACCACACTTCCTCTcacaagcagcctcacatgcTCTATCACATCAGTGAAATGAAAGGAAGTCTTGGTATGAATCCCATCTCTTCATCAAATTCTCATCTCTTCACAATACTGAAGCGTTATCCTGCTTGGCCAGCACCTGCcacaaaagcagctgcaaaaaCCTTTCCATTTTGCTTTCCCCCATCCAACTCCTTCCCCTTTCCACCCCCACACATGTGTCCCCCAGGTCCTCCCAGAACTCACTTCTTTTGAATTGCCTCTTGCCTagatgagaaaaagaaagacaaaaatagcattagaaaaacaaaatctcagtCATGGTTTATGTTATATTGAACAAAGGCTCAACAGGCTAAAACTCCAGGGTGTTTTTGGATTAAgttctggggacagcagcagcaccggCTTCTCCTTCTTAATCCCAGGTGCATCATACACACTCATGGGAGACACAGTGCATGGCAAACAGGAGGCAAAAATTTCAGCTCCTACCACAAAACAGCCTGAAAAGGGCTGgaaaattccagctccagggcctgctcagctctgaagaactgaaaaagagGGATCAGCCTGAACTGCCAGTTTCATGCAAAGTCTCTATGGAGAACAGAGAAGGACTGAGGGATCCACTCAGCCCCCAAGAGAGAACACCTACTTACTGGTATCCTCTACTTACTGGTACTGTAGATGAGTAGTTATTATGGCCATTTTTCTTAAACTCTGTGGAGaataaaacaaagaatgaaTGCCAACAGAAATCACAGTGCAAGCCGTCCTAATGCCCTGGGGAGTTCCTCCAGCAGCGGCAcacttccctctcctctcccagtgACAGGCAGAGACACCGTGGGCTTTGTTTCAGCCCACAGTCCCTCAATATTTCTGTCAGAGAGGGCATAGCTTGAGGACTGGCCAGCCTGCAGGACACCAggagtgcagcagcactgggtcTGAGAAAGCACTAAATTATATTTGCcatcagccctgctgcctgAAGCCATGTATTTCACTCCAGGGCTCTGGTAGCAAGGCTGCAAACTATTCTTACcaccctcctctcctcctgtccctaGAAACACTGCTGCTCGAGCAAAAGAACACAGCTCACATCTTCCGAGTGCAAGATGGCATCTTCTTGCATCACCATGTTTCTCGCAGCTTGACCCAAGAGCTAAAAGACAAACAGACAGACCAGGCTGTGACGCTGCAGCTTTGCGTTTCCCAAGGTCCCCGTGACGGCTGGCAGGGTGACACTTGGGGTGACACCGTGCGGGGATCCCCGCGGTGCCGTGAGAGCACATCCATCGGGAGCGCCTGAGGCACCGCTCCCACCTGTCACCCTGGAGAGCTGGCAGCACCCTCCCGTCTGCCACCGCCGGAGTCCCGAGGAGTGCCCAGCCGTGCCCGCATTCCGGTCCCGCTGTCCCCGTCCCTACCCAGACACGCGGATGTTTCCCCTCCGCGGACTACAGCTCCCAGCATGCAGTGCGCCGCTCTCCCCGCTCCCAGCTCCGCTCCGGCCCTGTAAAAGGCCGCCCGCCGGCACTAGCCACTCACCTCGGCGCTACGGGAGCCCTTTAGCACCTGCTTAGTGAGAGCGATCACGTCGGTGCCGCAGCTCGTCACTTTCTCGGTCAGGAGCCCCTTCACCGAGTGGCCAAAGCGAGCCTGGGCATCCGCCGCGCCCCCCGCCGCCATCTTACCCCGCCCGTGCCCCGCACCGCCTACCCCCGGGAGCCGCTACGGCGAGCGCCGGGGGCCGGAAGGCTCGGGAAGGCGCAGAGCCTGCGGTGGCCGGGGACATTGCCGGGAGGAGCTTCTGTTCCCAAAGAACTCCTCCAGGACACCTCATCGCCTGGGGCACGGACATCCACGGGCTGCTCAGCACTGACGAGTACAAACCAAGGCTGACCAGCGCTGACCAGGCTGTGCTGTACTGTACTGACCAGGGCTAATCAATTGTACCAGGGGCTGACCAGCATTGCCGAGGGCTTTCCCAGCAGTGTCAAGTGCTACCCGTGTCTCCCCAGCCAGTGCTGATGAGAGCTGATGATCAGGGATGCTCCGGGCTTATCGGCATTTCTAGTGCTGCCCATTCCCTCCCGGATCTGCCAAGATGCtcccaggctggggatggatTCCGGTGCCCCGCCAGACCCCCCGACTGTGCTCAGGGCACCCAGGACAAACCTCGAGGGCTCAGCTAtccccacagccctggcccACCACAGGGCCCTGGGGATGGAACTCCAAGGACGGATCCGACCCTGGGCATCCCCTGGCCCCCAGCACGCTGGAAGCAGCTCCCCCATGGCCACCCAGGGTGGCCGTGGCCCCGCTGCCCTCGCCCCCCGCCATGTGCccacagctgcagagctggccaCGGGCCCAGCGCCAGGCTCCCCCCTCCTCGTCCCCCCGATAAGGAGCCGAGCCCGCCTCAGAGTCAAGGAGACGACCCCGCAGCCGCTATAAGGGCCCCCCGCGCGCCGCAGCCTGCAGCCGGGCCCGCCATGCCGCTGCTGggtgccctgctgctggccctggccctgctctgcaCCTGGGGGCTGGCCCGCAGGCGGAACACCCTGGCAATGGCCACAGGGACAGGTTTGGGGCGCCCACGGAGCCTGCCGGCCCTGCCGCTGGTGGGGAGCCTGCTGCAGCTGGCCGGGCACCCCCAGCTCCACCTGCGGCTGTGGCGCCTGCAGGGACACTATGGCAGCCTCTACGCCCTTTGGATGGGCTCCCACTACGTGGTGGTGGTGAACAGCTATCGGCACgccagggaggtgctgctgaagaaggGCAAAGACTTCGCCGGACGGCCCCGCACCGTGAGTCGGCAGCAGGTTTTGGGGACCCCTTCCCACTGTGGCATGGGGTGAGGCGGGGGACGCTCCCAAGAAAGACACAGGCACGCAGCTGGGTCCGTgtcccctctccatcctgccTGTAGCAAGGTAGGAGCAGGGCAGTCCCTCCATACCCTGTTCCCCAGGGTGAGCCCCGTTATCCTCCATCCCAAGGGTGCctgtttttcctgcagctggctgcaTCCCTGGGGCACGGGGATGTGGGTTCGGGTACTACCAGGCTCCTTGCACCCCTTAAGTTCCCTGGGTATCCTAGAGCCCCAAACCTCTTTATCAGTCCTTGGCAGGGGGAAAGCAAAGCTCATGAGCTGTGTGCTCTGCTTGCCTGCATTAACCTCCAGCCCCCCAGACCATTTCTAGGATGGGGTGAGATGATCATCCATGCCCCTTGGGATGCCCTGAAGCGGGGTGACCCTGGGACTGCCTGTCCCTCAGGTGACCACGGACCTGCTGTCCCGGGGAGGCAAGGACATCGCCTTTGCCAGCTACGGACCCCTCTGGAAGTTCCAGCGCAAGCTGGTGCACACTGCCCTCTCCATGTTCGGGGAGGGCTCGCTTGCCCTCGAGAGGATCAGTAAGTgcctccctccagccccaggttTTCTCCCAGCTCTGGTTCCCTCTCACGCTGTACTTCTTCTTAAGTGCCCTGATTCCCTGGGAACCATGGAAAGACAGTGGCTCAGCCCATGCCCCTTGGTATCCCCTCAGCTTGCCAGGTTCGGTCCCCCTCCTTATATCCCCTGTACTTTACTAACACCTCTCCATGTGTTTTCTACCCTGAACTTTAGTTCCCCTCACTcacagatggggaaactgagtcATAGAGCCAGCTCCCCACTCCGCCCAGGAGGATGTCCTTGCACATCTCCAttctctgctcctccccagcaccCACCATTGTCCCTTCTGCCCATGCCAGCCCCTCAGGGCCCAACCCTGTCAGGGGGTTGCCCTCTGCAGGCTGCATACCCTGAAtgagcagggcactgctgcttccagcctCCAGCTGCCCCTTTCACCCCCTTGGCTTAATCATCACTCCCTCATCACCCTCTGGCATGCCTCTCCTCCACTCCAGTCTGCCGGGAGGCTGCCTCCCTGTGCGAGACACTCAGCGCTGtgcaggacacagccctggacATGGCCCCAGAGCTCACACGGGCTGTCACCAACGTGGTCTGCTCCCTCTGCTTCAACTCCTCATACCAGCGTGGGGACCCCGAGTTCGAGGCTATGCTGGAGTACAGCCAGGGTATCGTGGACACCGTGGCCAAGGAGAGCTTGGTGGACATCTTCCCCTGGCTCCAGGTGAGCAGGAACATGTACACTGCCCATTCTTCTCACCTCAGATGAGAGGAAGGAACTGGGATGTGTCCTGTAGGATCCCCCCTGAATTAGGAGGGTCCCTGTCCTGGTGACCCACAAGAGCCAGTACTCTGGTGGGCACGGAGTGGCTGCTTGGGGGCCTGCAggggctctgctgagctgcagcctgttGTAATGTGCTTTTCTCCCTCAGATATTTCCCAACAAAGACCTGGCCCTGCTGAAGAAATGCCTCCAGGTCCGGgaccagctgctccagcagaaaTTCACTGAACACAAGgtgccagcagggccaggacagGGAGATAGATGCTGGTGCTGAGGTGGTGGGCACTGTGCCCGGGACAGCCTGGCTTATGCATGTCCCTT
Proteins encoded in this region:
- the LOC134046257 gene encoding steroid 17-alpha-hydroxylase/17,20 lyase is translated as MPLLGALLLALALLCTWGLARRRNTLAMATGTGLGRPRSLPALPLVGSLLQLAGHPQLHLRLWRLQGHYGSLYALWMGSHYVVVVNSYRHAREVLLKKGKDFAGRPRTVTTDLLSRGGKDIAFASYGPLWKFQRKLVHTALSMFGEGSLALERIICREAASLCETLSAVQDTALDMAPELTRAVTNVVCSLCFNSSYQRGDPEFEAMLEYSQGIVDTVAKESLVDIFPWLQIFPNKDLALLKKCLQVRDQLLQQKFTEHKEAFCRDTVKDLMDALLQVRLSAENNSPLEPGLELTDDHLLMTVGDIFGAGVETTTTVLKWAVLYLLHYPEIQRKIQEEMDHKIGLVRHPHLSDRPLLPYLEATISEVLRIRPVSPLLIPHVSLADTSIGEYSIPKGARVIINLWSVHHDEKEWDKPEEFNPGRFLDERGQYIHSPSPSYLPFGAGIRVCLGKVLAKMELFLFLAWVLQRFTLECPDDQPLPSLEGKFGVVLQVQKFQVKARLREAWRAAS
- the AS3MT gene encoding arsenite methyltransferase gives rise to the protein MLGEHRVLGRSVAQAGQSPTEALQLEAVRQPRASARVATPCREQIHQEVQDYYGKELQKSEDLKTNACITSARPLPKMVRDAMEHIHEEVLARYYGCGLVIPECLSSCQILDLGSGSGRDCYLLSQLVGEQGHVTGIDMTEGQVEVAKKHIAYHMDKFGYRKPNVEFFHGYMEKLGDVGLADESYDIIVSNCVVNLAPDKRAVLQEAFRVLKPGGEMYFSDIYASQRLSETIRKHRVLWGECLAGALYWRDLYSIAEEVGFSPPCLVTASPITIGNKELEAIVGNCRFVSATFRLFKVPGGSCAGPGQVIYNGGIVGHEQELVFDANFTFKEGEVVDVDAEMAAILQSSRFAEEFLIRAGGANAAALQGCCGKGVKEKIRDPFQLLERLTAPGPACYPGGTCGPPGCC
- the BORCS7 gene encoding BLOC-1-related complex subunit 7 codes for the protein MAAGGAADAQARFGHSVKGLLTEKVTSCGTDVIALTKQVLKGSRSAELLGQAARNMVMQEDAILHSEDSLRKMAIITTHLQYQQEAIQKNVERSSNLQDQLSHLLK